A single genomic interval of Acidobacteriota bacterium harbors:
- a CDS encoding FadR family transcriptional regulator: MPRAKTATTTAPATDHNGQTSEQVVARIHGMIARGELHPGDRLPAERELSKQLGISRPSLRAGIRTLVTMGVLHSRHGSGTYVADTPVLDSEQLSLMAALHGFTFDQMFEARRVLEVQIAALAAERATGETLAMLAEELANMYATLPDPVQYLIHDIKFHRAIAAASDNPILAALVEMVSAVMYDRRRDTIGRAHDFKESLDLHQRIYRAIRNHKVDEARAAMHEHLLLAQRAYRTEETQPAMADSARGRKKS, encoded by the coding sequence ATGCCCAGAGCAAAAACTGCGACCACCACAGCACCCGCAACCGACCACAACGGCCAAACCTCCGAACAGGTCGTCGCGCGCATCCACGGGATGATCGCGCGCGGCGAATTGCACCCCGGCGACCGTTTGCCAGCGGAACGCGAACTTTCCAAACAACTCGGCATCAGCCGCCCTTCGTTGCGTGCCGGGATTCGCACCCTGGTAACGATGGGCGTGCTACATTCGCGGCACGGCTCGGGCACCTATGTCGCCGACACGCCCGTGCTCGACAGCGAACAACTCAGTCTGATGGCCGCGCTGCACGGCTTCACCTTTGATCAGATGTTCGAAGCGCGCCGCGTCTTGGAAGTACAGATTGCCGCGCTGGCCGCCGAACGCGCCACTGGTGAAACCTTGGCGATGCTGGCCGAAGAACTAGCCAATATGTATGCGACGCTGCCCGACCCCGTGCAATACCTGATTCACGACATCAAGTTTCATCGCGCCATTGCCGCCGCCTCTGACAATCCCATTCTGGCGGCGCTGGTCGAGATGGTTTCCGCCGTAATGTATGACCGGCGGCGCGATACCATCGGGCGCGCCCACGATTTCAAAGAGTCCCTCGACTTGCACCAGCGCATCTACCGCGCCATCCGCAACCACAAAGTGGACGAGGCGCGCGCCGCCATGCACGAACACCTGTTGCTCGCCCAACGCGCCTATCGCACCGAAGAAACACAACCGGCGATGGCTGATTCCGCCAGAGGACGGAAAAAAAGCTGA